A genome region from Lathyrus oleraceus cultivar Zhongwan6 unplaced genomic scaffold, CAAS_Psat_ZW6_1.0 chrUn0692, whole genome shotgun sequence includes the following:
- the LOC127114839 gene encoding uncharacterized protein LOC127114839, with protein sequence QVKRERVTFSDRITEKVQKQTQPHTEKTRGARDCAIVIESDEETDGKFSCVVKVNAVAAKGKGNNKPKITNEAIHVSQMEGAKLAAKDGQVALRRSARKRLPNQMMADYVCKGHKKKSHRKKGTFDV encoded by the exons CAAGTAAAAAGAGAGAGAGTCACTTTTTCAGATAGAATAACAGAGAAGGTGCAAAAGCAAACTCAACCACACACTGAGAAG ACAAGAGGAGCAAGAGACTGTGCAATTGTCATTGAATCTGACGAGGAGACTGATGGAAAATTTTCCTGCGTGGTTAAAGTAAACGCAG TAGCAGCAAAGGGGAAAGGGAACAACAAACCAAAAATTACAAATGAGGCAATTCACGTCAGCCAAATGGAGGGAGCTAAGTTGGCTGCTAAAGATGGACAGGTAGCATTGAGGAGAAGTGCAAGGAAGAGACTCCCTAACCAAATGATGGCTGATTATGTCTGTAAAGGGCATAAGAAAAAGAGTCATAGAAAAAAGGGAACGTTTGATGTGTAA
- the LOC127114840 gene encoding putative recombination initiation defects 3, translating into MVEISFRLSFDEFLKKYVKKEILQKSYHDYFCRMSRRAGSQEHENSSRRFSSLPRPAFSKDESQPHNSRSSSNLLVKWNSVDNKNQLSEGLENRIGIMETSLSRFAMIMDSVQSDVMQVNKGTKEINLEMECIRQKLIAQDNSLQLMMRGQEELKASINESLKSVSEQMSHVTNIEKLQEVYMLVSAMPQLIEGSMRNLQNDLQKTTKEMQEISRSLKHTNQKDLAQSILSPKCVSKQFITPKLHQRSANEAKMNTPAIAASKVDTGGW; encoded by the exons ATGGTTGAAATTTCTTTTAGACTCAGCTTTGATGAATTTCTTAAGAAGTATGTGAAAAAGGAAATATTACAAAAATCTTATCATGATTATTTTTGCAGAATGTCTCGT AGAGCTGGTTCTCAAGAACACGAGAACTCTTCAAGGAGGTTTTCTAGTTTGCCTCGACCTGCTTTTTCGAAGGACGAGAGTCAGCCACACAACTCAAGATCTTCATCCAATCTTCTGGTCAAATGGAACTCTGTAGATAATAAAA ATCAGTTAAGTGAAGGACTCGAAAACCGAATTGGCATAATGGAAACCTCATTAAGCAGGTTTGCAATGATCATGGATTCTGTTCAAAGTGATGTAATGCAAGTAAACAAAGGAACAAAGGAAATTAATTTGGAGA TGGAGTGCATAAGACAGAAGTTGATTGCTCAGGATAACTCGCTTCAGTTAATG ATGAGAGGACAAGAAGAACTTAAAGCAAGCATTAATGAGAGCTTGAAATCTGTATCTGAACAAATGAGCCATGTTACAAACATAGAGAAGTTACAGGAAGTATATATGTTGGTTTCAGCCATGCCTCAGCTAATTGAAGGCTCTATGAGAAATTTGCAAAATGATCTCCAGAAAACTACCAAGGAAATGCAG GAAATCTCTCGCAGTTTAAAACATACTAACCAAAAGGATCTGGCACAGTCTATTCTGTCTCCAAAG TGTGTTAGCAAACAATTTATCACACCAAAACTGCATCAGCGCTCGGCTAA TGAAGCAAAGATGAACACTCCAGCTATTGCAGCTTCAAAAGTAGACACGGGAGGCTGG